One window from the genome of [Clostridium] celerecrescens 18A encodes:
- a CDS encoding MarR family winged helix-turn-helix transcriptional regulator has translation MTFHYLLMANQAIYQRRLMEVLKDTELTTGQPKVLDYLRDHDGATQKEIAAACYIEAATITSVLNGMEAKGLIERKRLNGNRRSFHVFMTGKGQKLEQRVHEIFLKLEEETFEGISQEKREEFLELFSKIHRNMIPSE, from the coding sequence ATGACATTTCACTATCTGCTGATGGCAAATCAGGCGATTTATCAGAGGAGGCTCATGGAAGTCCTGAAGGATACGGAATTGACCACGGGTCAGCCAAAGGTTCTGGATTATTTAAGAGACCATGATGGAGCAACCCAGAAAGAGATCGCAGCAGCATGTTATATTGAAGCCGCGACCATTACAAGCGTATTGAACGGGATGGAAGCAAAGGGTCTTATTGAAAGAAAACGTCTGAATGGAAACAGGCGTTCCTTTCATGTGTTTATGACAGGAAAGGGGCAAAAGCTGGAGCAAAGGGTACATGAAATCTTTCTAAAACTGGAAGAAGAGACTTTTGAAGGCATTTCACAAGAAAAAAGAGAAGAATTTCTGGAACTGTTTTCTAAAATACACAGAAACATGATACCATCAGAATGA
- a CDS encoding carbohydrate ABC transporter permease produces the protein MNEKKSVSNIAVFVLLFITSFVFIIPFLWTFLTSIKPDEEIYSAALTLFPKEFYIGHYTGIFTKLGNFLKYFSNSVIVSFWSVFLNVLLASTLGYSFSKFQYWGRDFFLGFVLLIITLPYVIYLIPIYIMQSRFDLIDTRLGLILPYTATNLPMSVFIMRGQFNGVPNEMMEAARIDGATHWQTFSRVMLPIVKPGIATVIIMTFITVWGEFTYARTLCTTARSQTLAVGITFLRDEAASWQYGTLTATIILSLIPVLIIFLSMQKYFIKGIMAGAVKG, from the coding sequence ATGAACGAAAAGAAGAGTGTAAGTAATATCGCTGTATTTGTTTTGTTATTCATCACCTCATTTGTTTTTATCATTCCGTTTTTATGGACATTTCTTACTTCAATAAAGCCGGATGAAGAAATTTATTCAGCCGCACTGACCCTGTTTCCTAAGGAATTTTATATAGGGCATTATACGGGAATATTCACGAAGCTGGGGAATTTCTTAAAATATTTTTCAAATTCTGTGATCGTATCCTTTTGGAGTGTTTTTCTGAATGTATTGCTGGCCTCGACCCTGGGATATTCCTTTTCCAAGTTTCAGTATTGGGGACGTGACTTTTTTCTGGGATTTGTATTGCTGATCATCACTCTTCCATATGTAATTTATCTGATCCCCATCTACATTATGCAGTCACGGTTTGATCTAATCGATACCAGACTGGGACTGATTCTTCCCTATACCGCTACGAACCTGCCCATGTCCGTATTTATCATGCGGGGACAGTTCAATGGTGTACCAAATGAGATGATGGAGGCCGCCAGAATTGACGGCGCGACCCATTGGCAAACTTTTTCCAGGGTCATGCTGCCGATTGTAAAGCCCGGAATTGCCACCGTGATTATCATGACATTTATTACTGTGTGGGGCGAGTTTACATATGCAAGGACTCTGTGCACAACAGCAAGATCCCAGACTCTGGCTGTTGGAATTACATTTTTAAGGGATGAGGCCGCTTCCTGGCAGTACGGTACATTAACGGCTACGATCATTCTGTCATTAATTCCTGTCCTGATCATATTTCTGTCCATGCAGAAATATTTCATCAAAGGTATTATGGCAGGAGCAGTGAAAGGATAA
- a CDS encoding UxaA family hydrolase, giving the protein MSGEKLECSWQGYVRKNGTMGIRNKVLVIYTVECASFVAKEIVHKINDPETEVVGFSGCTDNEYAVRLLISLIRHPNVGAVLPVGLGCEYVQPEWLADIAKKEGKEAAWMFIQNEGGTRKTIEKGVQLVRGMQETLKKTKRAPMGLKDLIIGAECGGSDYTSGLAGNVVVGRFNDRLIEAGGTAVFEEIVEAIGLKELLLERAADKKAAEEISDTYDKALEYCKSVRQYSVSPGNFAGGLSTIEEKSMGAVVKSGSKPIQGVLKVGKVPPDKGLWLLDSTPDPYWMQFGITNPNDNEGLMDLIACGCHVVFLVTGRGSVVGSAISPCVKVTGNSATYSAMQEDMDFDAGPVLAGRCSLEEMAQKLLEMVVDVAAGKQSKSEALGHKEYFIPYKYQNTEVVKKCKEA; this is encoded by the coding sequence ATGTCAGGTGAAAAGCTGGAATGCAGCTGGCAGGGTTATGTGAGGAAAAACGGCACCATGGGAATCCGGAATAAGGTCCTGGTCATCTATACGGTAGAGTGCGCCTCCTTTGTAGCTAAGGAAATTGTACATAAGATCAATGACCCGGAAACAGAAGTGGTGGGATTTTCCGGTTGTACGGATAATGAATATGCAGTGCGCCTTTTGATTTCCTTGATCCGTCATCCCAATGTAGGTGCAGTACTTCCGGTAGGCTTAGGCTGTGAATACGTTCAGCCGGAATGGCTGGCGGATATTGCAAAAAAAGAGGGAAAGGAAGCCGCCTGGATGTTCATTCAGAATGAAGGCGGTACCAGAAAAACAATTGAAAAAGGGGTGCAGCTTGTTCGCGGGATGCAGGAGACCTTAAAGAAGACCAAACGGGCTCCCATGGGCTTAAAGGACTTAATCATAGGCGCGGAATGCGGCGGCTCTGATTATACCAGTGGTCTGGCTGGTAATGTAGTGGTAGGACGTTTCAATGACCGCCTTATTGAAGCAGGAGGAACCGCTGTTTTTGAGGAAATCGTGGAAGCCATAGGTTTAAAAGAGCTTTTACTGGAACGTGCGGCAGATAAAAAGGCTGCGGAGGAGATCTCTGACACTTATGATAAGGCTCTGGAATACTGCAAATCCGTAAGACAGTATTCTGTAAGTCCCGGAAACTTTGCCGGAGGGCTTTCCACCATTGAGGAAAAGAGCATGGGTGCTGTTGTAAAGAGCGGAAGCAAACCCATACAGGGCGTCCTAAAAGTAGGGAAGGTACCGCCTGATAAGGGGTTGTGGCTTTTAGACTCCACACCGGATCCCTACTGGATGCAGTTTGGGATCACGAATCCCAATGACAATGAAGGTCTGATGGATTTAATTGCATGTGGCTGTCATGTGGTATTTTTAGTTACAGGAAGGGGAAGCGTGGTAGGTTCAGCCATATCTCCCTGCGTCAAGGTGACGGGAAACTCGGCCACCTATTCGGCAATGCAGGAGGATATGGATTTTGATGCCGGTCCTGTTCTGGCAGGCAGATGTTCCCTGGAGGAGATGGCACAAAAACTGCTCGAAATGGTTGTAGATGTGGCAGCAGGAAAACAAAGCAAGAGTGAGGCACTGGGGCATAAGGAATATTTCATCCCTTATAAATACCAGAACACAGAAGTTGTAAAAAAATGCAAGGAGGCATGA
- a CDS encoding UxaA family hydrolase encodes MEKEQKAFQIVDTDNVATALEGILPGIVSLLGDTSLGEITAVTDVPKGHKISLKDMEAGEDIKKYGIRIGKATQAIKAGEWVHLHNIHSVYDERSSHLDVFTGAPKDTKYE; translated from the coding sequence ATGGAAAAAGAACAGAAGGCATTCCAAATCGTGGATACGGATAATGTGGCAACGGCACTGGAGGGCATCCTTCCGGGAATCGTGAGCCTGTTGGGCGATACCTCTTTGGGTGAGATAACCGCAGTAACCGATGTGCCCAAAGGGCACAAAATATCTCTTAAGGATATGGAAGCCGGAGAAGATATAAAAAAATATGGGATTCGGATCGGCAAAGCCACTCAGGCCATTAAAGCCGGAGAATGGGTGCATCTCCATAATATCCACAGTGTATATGACGAGCGGTCCAGCCATTTGGATGTGTTTACCGGTGCACCTAAGGATACAAAGTATGAATAG
- a CDS encoding sodium/proline symporter: MSIGQAGILLSIIIYLVSMVYIGFYYSKKGGGDSADEFYLGGRKLGPLVTAMSAEASDMSSWLLMGLPGVAYLTGIADAGWTAIGLAVGTYLNWLLVAKRLRRYSVVCNSITIPDFFSRRYRDEKNILMCISAVIILIFFIPYTASGFKAIGTLFNSLFQIDYHGAMIAGAAVIVGYTVMGGFMAVSTTDLIQSIVMSIALVIIVFFGILVSGGWNNVMDNARSLEGYLSMVQVHNLSNGSATPYGFLSIISTLAWGLGYFGMPHILLRFMAINDEDKLRTSRRIATVWVVISMFVAVLIGIIGYSVSVAGHIPMLSTGSEAETIIIRLADLLGKSGFLLAIVAGVVLAGILACTMSTADSQLLTAASGVSQNLMQDFLKIKMSTKASMMVARLTVIGVALVGMILAWDPDNSVFTIVSFAWAGFGASFGPVMLFALFWKRSNLWGAIAGMVSGGVMVFIWKYAVRPLGSIWNIYELLPAFTTACAAIIIVSLVTSQPSKEIYQEFESVGSKMK; this comes from the coding sequence ATGAGCATAGGGCAGGCGGGGATTTTATTATCCATCATCATTTATCTGGTCAGTATGGTCTACATAGGATTTTATTACAGCAAAAAGGGGGGCGGTGATTCTGCGGATGAGTTCTACCTGGGAGGGAGGAAGCTGGGGCCGCTGGTTACTGCCATGAGTGCGGAAGCCTCCGATATGAGCAGCTGGCTGCTTATGGGACTTCCGGGAGTTGCTTATTTAACCGGAATCGCAGATGCAGGATGGACTGCCATTGGTCTGGCTGTGGGTACCTATTTAAACTGGCTGCTTGTCGCAAAACGCCTTCGTCGGTATTCGGTGGTGTGCAATTCCATTACCATTCCGGATTTTTTTTCAAGGCGTTACCGGGATGAGAAAAACATTTTGATGTGCATTTCTGCTGTCATTATTCTGATCTTTTTCATTCCTTATACCGCATCCGGATTCAAGGCAATAGGCACGCTGTTTAACAGCCTGTTTCAGATTGATTACCATGGAGCCATGATTGCAGGTGCGGCCGTAATTGTGGGCTATACAGTAATGGGCGGATTTATGGCCGTGTCGACCACAGATTTAATCCAAAGCATTGTCATGAGCATTGCACTGGTTATCATTGTTTTTTTCGGAATACTGGTATCTGGCGGCTGGAACAATGTTATGGATAATGCCCGGTCTCTCGAGGGCTATTTAAGCATGGTCCAGGTTCACAACTTGTCAAATGGCAGCGCCACTCCCTATGGGTTTCTTTCCATCATCTCCACCCTGGCCTGGGGACTTGGTTATTTTGGAATGCCCCATATCCTGCTGCGGTTTATGGCTATCAATGATGAAGATAAGCTTAGGACTTCCCGCCGGATTGCTACTGTATGGGTGGTTATCTCCATGTTTGTTGCGGTTCTCATTGGAATCATCGGATACAGTGTTTCAGTTGCCGGCCATATTCCCATGCTGTCAACCGGGTCTGAGGCAGAAACCATTATCATCAGGCTGGCAGATCTTTTAGGGAAAAGCGGATTTTTATTAGCCATTGTTGCCGGTGTGGTTCTGGCGGGAATCCTGGCATGTACCATGTCAACCGCAGATTCCCAGCTTCTGACTGCTGCTTCCGGTGTATCCCAGAATCTTATGCAGGACTTTTTAAAGATTAAGATGAGCACAAAAGCATCTATGATGGTAGCAAGGCTTACGGTTATTGGAGTCGCACTGGTGGGTATGATCCTGGCCTGGGATCCTGACAACTCGGTGTTCACCATAGTATCCTTTGCATGGGCGGGATTTGGTGCCTCCTTTGGGCCGGTGATGCTTTTTGCCCTGTTCTGGAAGCGGAGCAATTTATGGGGTGCCATAGCCGGTATGGTGTCAGGAGGTGTTATGGTGTTTATCTGGAAATATGCAGTACGTCCATTGGGCAGCATATGGAATATCTATGAGCTGCTTCCGGCCTTTACCACTGCATGTGCGGCTATAATCATCGTATCACTGGTAACATCTCAGCCTTCCAAAGAGATTTATCAGGAATTTGAGTCAGTGGGCAGTAAAATGAAATAA
- a CDS encoding SDR family NAD(P)-dependent oxidoreductase, translating to MFDTGKYFSLKGQTAVITGGSTGLGLAITRCMVGAGAKVVVLSFESGEQGQKALEEFGGKAVFYHFNITDTDHTQEMVDRIIAEHGPVSILVNNAGNHCKKFIEEMTVEDYVSVLNVHLVGAFALTKALFPHMKEQKKGSILFQASMTSFIGQPQVAGYATAKAGYLGLVHTLAAEGGSYGVRVNAIAPGWIDTPMYHKATDEDEVRRNKILGRIPMNKVGDPLDIGMAAVFLSSDAAGYISGSCLPVDGGALIGF from the coding sequence ATGTTTGATACAGGTAAATATTTTTCTCTGAAAGGTCAGACCGCTGTTATAACAGGGGGCTCTACCGGACTGGGGCTTGCGATTACCAGATGTATGGTGGGCGCCGGAGCGAAGGTGGTTGTCTTAAGCTTTGAAAGCGGGGAACAGGGACAGAAAGCACTGGAAGAATTTGGGGGAAAGGCTGTTTTCTATCATTTTAATATCACGGATACAGACCATACCCAGGAGATGGTGGATCGTATTATTGCAGAACATGGGCCTGTATCCATTTTGGTGAATAATGCAGGAAACCATTGTAAGAAATTTATTGAGGAAATGACGGTAGAGGATTATGTGAGCGTGCTGAACGTTCACCTGGTAGGCGCATTTGCCCTGACAAAGGCATTATTCCCTCATATGAAAGAACAAAAAAAAGGCAGCATCCTCTTTCAGGCCAGTATGACCAGTTTTATCGGCCAGCCTCAGGTGGCAGGCTATGCGACAGCCAAGGCAGGTTATCTTGGTCTGGTACACACGCTGGCGGCAGAAGGCGGTTCTTACGGAGTCCGGGTAAACGCCATAGCTCCGGGCTGGATCGATACGCCCATGTATCACAAGGCAACGGATGAGGATGAAGTAAGACGCAATAAGATTCTTGGAAGGATTCCCATGAATAAAGTAGGTGACCCCTTGGATATCGGTATGGCTGCTGTATTCTTATCCAGTGATGCGGCAGGTTATATATCAGGCTCCTGCCTTCCTGTAGACGGCGGCGCTCTGATCGGATTCTAA
- a CDS encoding DUF554 domain-containing protein: MPQGVIINCIVVFLGGILGAFLKNHFPQKLAEALPNIFGLSAITMGIYLIIRLESLTAVVLAVIIGSVIGELLSLEDRLLTGLRRLEARLPVQLNEDQLDVLISLIILFCFSGTGIFGAMNSGMTGDHSILYAKSVMDFFTAMIFGTTAGYLVGFIAVPQLMIGTLLFYGASFILPLVTDIMLANFKACGGIITLAVGLKISNIKKTRVLNILPALVLVFPFSLLL, from the coding sequence ATGCCGCAGGGAGTCATAATTAATTGCATTGTTGTTTTTCTGGGAGGGATCCTGGGTGCCTTTTTAAAGAACCATTTTCCGCAAAAACTAGCCGAAGCTCTTCCCAATATATTCGGGCTGTCGGCGATCACCATGGGGATCTACCTGATCATCCGGCTGGAAAGCCTGACAGCGGTGGTTCTTGCTGTGATTATTGGATCGGTTATCGGTGAACTCCTGAGCCTGGAAGACCGTCTGCTGACCGGACTTCGGAGGCTGGAGGCCAGACTTCCGGTCCAGTTAAACGAGGATCAGCTTGATGTTCTCATCAGCCTGATTATTCTGTTCTGTTTCAGCGGGACGGGAATATTTGGAGCCATGAATTCCGGTATGACAGGGGATCATTCCATTCTTTATGCAAAGTCTGTCATGGATTTCTTTACGGCCATGATCTTCGGCACAACCGCCGGGTATCTGGTGGGATTTATTGCGGTTCCCCAGCTTATGATAGGGACCTTACTGTTTTACGGGGCCTCCTTTATCCTGCCCCTGGTGACAGATATCATGCTGGCAAATTTCAAGGCCTGCGGCGGGATCATCACCCTTGCCGTGGGGCTTAAGATTTCCAATATTAAGAAGACCAGGGTGCTTAACATTCTTCCGGCGCTGGTTCTGGTGTTTCCGTTTTCTCTGTTGCTGTAA
- a CDS encoding TetR/AcrR family transcriptional regulator codes for MAKKNVRNTRGKIVNAAWKLFYEQGYEDTTVEEIIELSQTSKGSFYHYFDGKDALLSTLSVLFDDKYEELTNIIEPELPAMEKLLLLNRELFGMIENSISIDLLARLLSTQLVTNGEKHLLDHNRTYYKLLRRIIAQGQEKGEIGTRFSVSEMVKLYALCERSLMYDWCLCGGEYSLRQYSACVLPSFLSGFLPES; via the coding sequence ATGGCAAAAAAGAATGTTCGGAATACCAGGGGGAAGATCGTGAATGCGGCCTGGAAGTTATTCTATGAACAAGGATATGAGGATACTACGGTAGAAGAAATCATTGAACTGTCCCAGACTTCCAAAGGATCTTTTTATCATTATTTTGATGGAAAGGATGCGCTGCTAAGCACCTTGAGCGTCCTGTTTGACGATAAATATGAAGAGCTGACCAATATCATTGAACCGGAATTACCGGCAATGGAAAAGCTGCTGCTCCTCAACCGCGAGCTGTTTGGTATGATTGAAAACAGTATTTCCATTGATCTGCTGGCAAGGCTTCTATCTACCCAGCTTGTTACCAACGGAGAGAAACACCTCCTGGACCATAACAGGACTTATTATAAGCTTCTTCGAAGGATTATTGCACAGGGACAGGAAAAGGGGGAGATAGGTACCCGTTTCAGTGTTAGTGAAATGGTCAAGCTTTATGCCCTGTGTGAGAGGTCCCTCATGTATGACTGGTGTTTATGCGGCGGAGAATATTCGCTCCGCCAGTACAGTGCATGTGTTCTGCCTTCATTTTTAAGCGGTTTTCTACCGGAATCATGA
- a CDS encoding RraA family protein yields MKLWNDENEKFALMKERLYTPVVGDILDGMGYYHQFLPQDIRPLRDDMKLAGKAMPVLMIDVFGPQKKPFGYLTEALDQLVENDIYLATGGSKRCAYWGELLTATARTRKAVGAVVNGWHRDTPQVLEQNWPVFSNGCYAQDSSVRTQVVDYRCDIEIGQVTIHDGDLVFGDVDGVLIIPKDVADEVLEKALEKAAGEKVVRKAIEGGMSATAAFAKFGIL; encoded by the coding sequence ATGAAATTATGGAATGATGAGAATGAGAAGTTTGCACTGATGAAAGAAAGATTATACACGCCTGTAGTGGGTGATATTCTAGACGGTATGGGATATTACCATCAGTTTCTTCCCCAGGATATCCGTCCCTTAAGGGATGATATGAAACTGGCAGGTAAAGCTATGCCCGTGCTTATGATCGATGTGTTCGGTCCCCAGAAAAAACCTTTCGGCTATTTAACAGAAGCCCTGGATCAGCTTGTGGAAAATGATATCTATCTGGCCACAGGGGGAAGCAAGCGCTGCGCCTACTGGGGAGAGCTTCTGACGGCAACCGCCCGCACCAGAAAAGCCGTGGGTGCGGTTGTAAACGGCTGGCACAGGGATACTCCCCAGGTGTTGGAACAGAACTGGCCGGTATTTTCAAACGGCTGCTATGCCCAGGATTCCAGTGTCCGGACCCAGGTGGTAGATTACCGCTGTGATATCGAAATTGGCCAGGTGACCATTCATGACGGAGATTTAGTGTTCGGTGACGTGGATGGTGTTTTGATCATTCCCAAAGATGTGGCGGATGAGGTCCTTGAAAAAGCGCTGGAAAAAGCGGCAGGGGAAAAGGTGGTAAGAAAAGCAATAGAAGGCGGCATGAGCGCAACCGCTGCCTTTGCAAAATTTGGGATTTTATAG
- a CDS encoding enolase C-terminal domain-like protein has protein sequence MKIIKFETWWLKRDKCLFDQKRKGKSNMDWDVVVLKLTTDTGTEGIATALAARSGQVTESYLHDNIAPVVLGRSPYDREKIWHELWNIDRHLTFFPVYLPGPVDVALWDICAKAAGLPLYKYIGAYRTQLPVYASGLFHEDPEEYVREALYYQSKGINCYKAHPSGPYELDMKIHENIRNAVGPDMKLMSDPVAEYTLEEAIKVGRHLEKLNYEWLEEPFRDFELDKYSRLCAALDLPVAATETTRGCHWGVAQVINQKAADIVRADVSWKCGITGTLKIAHLAESFGMQCEIHTTTMNYMDLVNLHVSCAIRNCKYFEYFVPEEDFSFPMKGLLPIDEQGVIKVPEGPGVGAELDWELIEKLSVSHRAEVLEA, from the coding sequence ATGAAAATCATAAAATTTGAAACGTGGTGGCTCAAACGGGATAAATGCCTGTTTGATCAGAAGAGAAAAGGCAAAAGCAATATGGATTGGGACGTGGTCGTGCTAAAGCTGACCACGGACACCGGAACAGAGGGGATAGCAACAGCCCTTGCGGCCCGTTCCGGCCAGGTTACGGAAAGCTATCTCCATGATAATATTGCACCGGTTGTATTAGGACGATCCCCTTATGACAGGGAAAAGATATGGCATGAGCTGTGGAACATAGACCGTCACCTCACCTTTTTTCCGGTCTACCTTCCGGGGCCCGTGGATGTGGCCCTTTGGGATATTTGCGCAAAGGCTGCCGGATTGCCGTTGTACAAATATATCGGAGCATACAGAACCCAGCTTCCCGTTTATGCCAGCGGCCTGTTCCATGAGGATCCGGAGGAATATGTGAGGGAAGCACTGTACTACCAGTCCAAAGGGATCAACTGCTATAAGGCTCATCCATCGGGACCTTATGAACTGGATATGAAAATTCATGAGAACATTCGAAATGCCGTAGGGCCTGATATGAAGCTCATGAGTGATCCGGTGGCAGAGTATACTCTGGAAGAGGCAATCAAAGTGGGGCGGCATTTGGAGAAACTTAATTATGAGTGGCTGGAGGAGCCATTCCGGGATTTTGAACTGGATAAATATTCCCGTTTATGTGCTGCTCTTGATCTTCCTGTTGCAGCTACAGAGACGACCCGCGGCTGCCATTGGGGCGTGGCCCAGGTGATCAATCAGAAAGCAGCCGACATCGTCAGAGCTGATGTATCCTGGAAGTGCGGTATTACCGGGACACTGAAGATCGCTCACCTGGCGGAAAGCTTTGGTATGCAGTGCGAGATACATACAACAACGATGAATTATATGGATCTGGTGAACCTGCATGTTTCCTGTGCCATCCGAAACTGCAAATATTTTGAATACTTTGTTCCGGAGGAGGATTTCTCTTTCCCGATGAAAGGTCTGCTGCCCATTGATGAACAGGGTGTGATCAAAGTACCGGAAGGTCCTGGTGTAGGAGCAGAACTTGACTGGGAATTAATAGAGAAGCTTTCCGTTTCTCATCGGGCGGAGGTATTGGAAGCATGA
- the uxaC gene encoding glucuronate isomerase, which yields MNHLFSEELLLTNRTGSYFYHTYAKHLPIIDYHCHLVAREIYENEEFEDLGEMWLAHDHYKWRAMRTFGIDEFYITGGAGYYEKYLKFAEILPRLIGNPVYIWCALELKRYFDIEEPLGPDNAEEIYKKTKELIKGRHMTPRWCMERSKVEIVSTTEDPVDTLDYHIRMKRDPAIKTRILTAFRPDQAFYCEWSSFSNYMGKLSQAAEQEITSFSSMMSALEQRLSFFAEFGTRVSDNGMADITWCDYTMEEVEAAFDKALQQKELSTKEINQYQSAFVIEMAKLYKKYGFVMQLHIGTYLDANQKKVKEIGQSTGFDCVDDTTSVRSVGAILNRLTEMDELPKTILYPLHASQVESFAILAAGFCDGKVKGKVQLGAPWWFNDQSYGIERQFYAAGNLYPVSLSVGMLTDSRSFLSYPRHELYRRVLCSYLGELVERGEYFSDEIYIKEMIESICYKNVREYFGW from the coding sequence GTGAACCATCTATTTTCGGAGGAATTGCTTTTAACAAATCGGACAGGAAGTTACTTCTATCATACCTATGCCAAACACCTGCCCATCATTGATTATCATTGCCATCTGGTTGCCAGGGAGATTTATGAAAATGAGGAATTTGAAGACCTGGGTGAAATGTGGCTTGCCCACGACCATTATAAATGGAGAGCCATGAGGACTTTTGGGATCGATGAATTTTACATCACCGGAGGAGCCGGTTATTACGAGAAATACTTAAAATTTGCAGAGATACTGCCGAGGCTGATCGGGAATCCTGTTTACATCTGGTGTGCATTGGAGCTGAAACGTTATTTTGACATAGAAGAGCCTTTGGGGCCGGATAATGCGGAAGAGATCTATAAGAAAACAAAGGAATTGATCAAAGGACGCCATATGACGCCAAGATGGTGTATGGAACGTTCAAAGGTAGAGATTGTCAGCACAACGGAAGATCCTGTGGATACTCTGGATTATCATATCCGGATGAAGCGGGATCCGGCCATTAAGACCAGGATCCTCACAGCTTTTCGGCCGGATCAGGCATTTTACTGCGAATGGTCCTCCTTCTCGAACTATATGGGAAAGCTTTCTCAGGCGGCAGAGCAGGAAATAACAAGTTTTTCTTCCATGATGAGTGCTCTGGAACAGCGCCTGTCTTTTTTCGCAGAATTTGGGACCAGAGTGAGCGATAACGGTATGGCGGATATTACATGGTGTGATTACACAATGGAAGAGGTGGAAGCGGCTTTTGATAAAGCGCTGCAGCAGAAAGAACTGTCAACGAAAGAAATAAACCAGTATCAGTCTGCATTTGTCATTGAGATGGCAAAGCTTTATAAAAAGTATGGATTTGTTATGCAGCTCCATATCGGGACCTACCTGGATGCCAATCAAAAAAAGGTGAAAGAAATCGGACAGTCCACTGGATTTGATTGTGTGGATGATACCACCTCTGTCCGGTCTGTGGGTGCGATTCTTAACCGATTGACGGAAATGGATGAGCTGCCAAAGACAATCCTTTATCCGCTTCATGCGTCACAGGTGGAGTCCTTTGCCATTCTGGCCGCTGGTTTTTGCGATGGTAAGGTAAAGGGAAAGGTGCAGTTGGGTGCTCCATGGTGGTTTAATGATCAGTCCTATGGGATTGAGCGCCAGTTCTATGCGGCGGGGAATCTTTATCCGGTCAGTTTATCAGTAGGTATGCTGACAGATTCCAGGAGCTTTTTAAGCTATCCCCGTCATGAGCTTTACAGGAGAGTTCTTTGCAGTTATTTAGGAGAGCTGGTGGAGCGAGGGGAATATTTCTCTGATGAAATATATATAAAAGAGATGATCGAATCAATATGTTATAAAAATGTAAGGGAATATTTTGGATGGTAG
- a CDS encoding SDR family NAD(P)-dependent oxidoreductase has translation MNLTGKTGIITGGSSGIGFATANVLAEAGALVYAVSRSGKPKIQGKKGHPGVIHLAADVCDYEALSELVNRIGMEHGIDFLINNAGITVKCRAENFLDSDFERIHQVNVNSVFKLSCLCFPYLTKSIHKGRIVNITSMAAHLGFSEVVPYCSSKGAVLSMTRGLAVEWAGDGINVNSIAPGWFPSEMSRNVMDEERKLKILSRMPVHQFGDPRDIGEMAKFLVSDSSEYITGQDFAVDGGALAFGY, from the coding sequence ATGAATTTAACAGGAAAAACCGGAATCATAACAGGCGGATCCAGCGGAATCGGATTTGCAACAGCGAATGTGCTTGCTGAAGCAGGGGCGCTGGTTTATGCCGTCAGCAGAAGCGGAAAACCTAAAATCCAGGGAAAGAAAGGTCATCCCGGTGTCATTCATCTGGCAGCTGATGTCTGCGATTATGAGGCGCTTTCAGAGCTGGTAAATAGGATTGGAATGGAGCATGGAATTGATTTTTTGATCAACAATGCCGGTATTACCGTGAAATGCCGTGCGGAAAATTTTTTGGATTCCGACTTTGAGCGGATCCATCAGGTCAATGTAAACAGTGTATTTAAGCTGTCCTGTCTGTGTTTTCCCTATTTAACCAAATCTATCCACAAAGGCAGGATCGTAAATATTACCTCCATGGCTGCCCACCTGGGATTTTCGGAAGTAGTGCCATACTGTTCCAGCAAGGGAGCTGTGCTTTCCATGACAAGAGGGCTGGCAGTTGAATGGGCCGGTGACGGGATCAATGTTAATTCCATTGCCCCAGGCTGGTTTCCCTCGGAAATGAGCCGGAATGTCATGGATGAAGAACGGAAGTTAAAAATCTTATCCAGAATGCCGGTCCATCAGTTTGGTGATCCCAGAGACATCGGAGAGATGGCAAAATTTCTTGTGTCAGATAGCTCAGAGTACATTACGGGCCAGGATTTTGCAGTAGACGGGGGAGCTCTGGCGTTTGGATATTAA